From the Purpureocillium takamizusanense chromosome 6, complete sequence genome, one window contains:
- a CDS encoding uncharacterized protein (COG:S~EggNog:ENOG503P361) gives MSNKTIRIGVFIPYGAQTLDTACVDVLGVMSREYLSAIPQLPAHVSALAPHVSVSYITTPTQGVDIPLTSGMTIRATHSYGDAAVAPGELDVVLVPGPDPSLPLDDDEGALAWLRGQAGAEGVDVLSVCTGLFLCGAAGIADGRRASGPRGLQWMLKERFPGVELVGDEYRWVRDGNFWSSGGVTNGNDLMAAYARASQRWPQPVVEIGLQLTEVEDRGQFYGKGKGPQGELGA, from the exons ATGTCCAACAAGACGATCCGCATCGGCGTCTTCATCCCGTACGGCGCGCAGACGCTCGACACGGCGTGCGTCGATGTGCTAGGCGTCATGTCGCGGGAGTACCTATCCGCAATCCCGCAGCTGCCGGCCCACGTCtccgcgctggcgccgcaCGTATCGGTATCGTACATCACGACGCCTACGCAAGGGGTTGACATCCCCCTAACGTCAGGCATGACGATCCGGGCGACTCACTCGTACGGggacgcggcggtggcgccgggcgagctcgacgtggtGCTCGTCCCGGGGCCGGACCCGTCGCTGcccctggacgacgacgagggcgcgctggcgtggctgcgcgggcaggcgggcgccgagggcgtggacGTGCTGTCGGTGTGCACGGGGCTGTTCTtgtgcggcgcggcgggcatcgcggacgggaggcgggcgagtgGGCCGAGGGGGTTGCAGTGGATGTTGAAGGAGAGGTTTCCTGGGGTTGAGCTCGTGGGGGATGAGTATCGGTGGGTGAGGGACGGGAACTTTTGGTCGAGCG GCGGCGTGACCAACGGCAACGACCTCATGGCGGCGTacgcgcgggcgagccagCGCTGGCCGCAGCCCGTGGTCGAGATCGGCCTGCAGCTGACCGAGGTGGAGGACCGGGGGCAGTTCTACGGGAAGGGCAAGG GGCCTCAAGGCGAGCTAGGAGCTTGA
- the cdc16 gene encoding CDC16 protein (BUSCO:EOG09263KVG~COG:U~EggNog:ENOG503NXS2), with product MPSPSRDANQAPGPPSFSSSATATTSTSTSSIPQQAAAAAAHHVTDLQPPPSPRTHRALRRLQSAHSLGAARGLNQPSLISQQRRDLQRTTSPTRDSAASAVNRSPHRGRANSDATPPPIHHLSGAAASAKRSGLKKPVFSHGHLTLQQIIRDGPNDGDFVGALESARWKVIDEGIKSAEDGMSTLRIYVWMVLLDAPIMPTDEYLALVHRGASPAYSKIRNDTFRTLTTDPLFRRRVSEASLIRLLNAIAWRLHDAKEDQRQSSRPSSRHSSHPRESLTGSVSGHSQAKSNAGPEPGTYVQGMNVLAAPFLYAARSEAEAFVAFHSLLTRECPAYIRGAMDGVHRGLALVDKVLAIVDPKLSMYLTAKGLSAEIYAFPSVLTLCACTPPLPEVLRLWDFLFAYGPHLNIVCIVAQLTIMRAQILQSPSPNKVLRSFPQLNADLVKSVTIGIIKKIPDDVYAEIVMHAV from the exons ATGCCCAGCCCATCCCGCGACGCCAACCAAGCTCCCGGGCCGCCTTCCTTCTCATCTTCAGCGACTGccacgacctcgacctcgacatcctcgatcccgcagcaggctgccgctgccgccgcccaccatgtGACCGACCTGCAGCCTCCCCCTTCGCCCCGGACGCAccgcgccctgcgccgcctgcagtCCGCCCAtagcctcggcgccgcccgtggcctcAACCAGCCGTCACTCATCtcgcagcagcgtcgcgacCTCCAGCGCACCACCTCACCCACGCGCgactccgccgcctccgccgtcaACCGCTCACCgcaccgcggccgcgccaaCAGCGATGCCACACCGCCACCCATCCACCATCTgtcaggcgccgccgcctccgccaagCGCTCCGGCTTGAAGAAGCCCGTCTTCTCCCACGGCCACCTGACCCTCCAGCAAATCATACGCGATGGCCCCAACGACGGTGACTTtgtcggcgcgctcgagaGCGCCAGGTGGAAGGTCATTGACGAGGGCATCAAgagcgccgaggatggcatg TCAACGCTGAGGATATACGTATGGATGGTCCTTCTCGACGCCCCCATCATGCCCACGGACGAatacctcgccctcgtccatcgCGGCGCGTCTCCGGCCTACTCCAAGATCCGCAACGATACCTTCCGCACTCTGACGACCGACCCCCTATTCCGACGCCGCGTCAGCGAGGCCAGCCTGATTCGTCTtctcaacgccatcgcctgGAGGCTACATGATGCTAAGGAGGATCAGCGGCAGAGCAGCCGACCGAGCAGCCGCCATTCTTCACATCCTCGAGAGAGCCTGACGGGGAGCGTCTCGGGACACTCCCAAGCCA AATCCAATGCCGGCCCCGAGCCGGGCACCTACGTGCAGGGCATGAACGTGCTGGCTGCCCCCTTCTTGTATGCGGCTCGCAGCGAGGCAGAGGCATTCGTGGCCTTCCACTCGCTGCTCACGCGCGAGTGTCCGGCGTACATCCGGGGGGCCATGGACGGTGTGCACCGCGGGCTCGCCCTCGTTGACAAGGTCctggccatcgtcgacccCAAGCTCAGCATGTACCTCACGGCCAAGGGCCTGTCCGCCGAGATCTACGCGTTTCCCTCGGTGCTGACCCTCTGCGCCTGCACGCCCCCTCTTCCCGAGGTTCTGCGGCTCTGGGACTTTCTGTTCGCATACGGGCCGCATCTCAACATTGTCTGCATCGTAGCGCAGCTCACAATCATGCGGGCCCAGATCCTGCAGTCTCCCAG TCCTAACAAGGTGCTCCGATCGTTCCCACAGCTTAACGCGGATCTGGTCAAGAGCGTCACCATTGGCATAATCAAGAAGATTCCTGACGACGTCTACGCCGAAATTGTCATGCACGCTGTTTAG
- a CDS encoding uncharacterized protein (MEROPS:MER0215828~COG:D~EggNog:ENOG503NXG2) has product MPWGIQRLNARKSQPNSNIVFIKPLPGSREKTAQDFLERIAAQCLPVMRKHSLYVMTLEEYEPNREFVGRNFNAGEVIQLVLRSPRSGRWLPFEYVQMVMMHELAHCKQMNHSRAFWAVRNGYAVEMHALWSDGYRGEGIWGRGASLGTGEWARDAVRPDEEPLPEHLCGGTYRSRGRKRKTKPTLTYQERKERRILKKFGRNGVALGADEEAKVKLEKGKRVQAKPRVAGSARGRELRAAAALARFEQQKEEKVDLKQEDGMGEETESGSESEYEDGDSGDLDSKDALDVDGSRLTDRKGRGMVRVCEDEDTDDPDARNELDELRDVFTHTKLKRESPGPNPRSRRAGSEQRGDGHDPQPALSKRIKDEPTEERTSIETLPKVPTRATGSQAPIIKAESHTSKTTQPPPNPRPQRNPQRTAAPSTSTCPMCSFANAELAVTCAMCGNVLDPAKTRGTWRCRRSSACNASSYVNSGDCGVCGLCGRRRADE; this is encoded by the exons ATGCCTTGGGGCATCCAACGTCTCAACGCTCGAAAGTCGCAGCCCAACTCCAACATCGTTTTCATTAAGCCCCTTCCCGGATCGAGAGAGAAGACCGCACAAGACTTTTTGGAACGGATTGCGGCACAATGCC tgCCCGTCATGCGCAAGCACAGCCTCTATGTCATGACGCTGGAAGAATATGAGCCCAACCGCGAATTCGTCGGCCGCAACTTcaacgccggcgaggtgaTTCAGCTAGTGCTCCGGTCGCCCCGCTCCGGCCGCTGGCTGCCGTTTGAGTACGTCCAGATGGTCATGATGCACGAGCTCGCGCACTGCAAGCAGATGAACCACTCACGGGCATTCTGGGCCGTACGCAACGGCTACGCTGTTGAAATGCACGCCCTGTGGAGCGACGGCTACCGCGGTGAGGGCATCtggggccgcggcgcgagccTCGGCACTGGCGAGTGGGCGCGGGATGCCGTCCGCCCAGACGAAGAGCCGCTGCCCGAGCACCTCTGCGGCGGGACGTACCGTTCGCGCGGCCGAAAGCGCAAGACGAAGCCCACGCTGACGTATCAGGAGCGAAAGGAGAGGAGGATTCTCAAGAAGTTCGGCAGGAACGGCGTGGCCCTGGGTGCCGATGAGGAAGCAAAAGTCAAGCTGGAAAAAGGCAAGCGGGTACAGGCCAAGCCCAGAGTGGCTGGGAGTGCCCGGGGCCGCGAACTCcgcgctgcggccgcgctgGCTCGGTTCGAACAACAGAAGGAGGAAAAGGTTGACCTGAAGCAGGAAGACGGCATGGGCGAGGAGACCGAATCCGGCAGCGAGAGCGAGTATGAGGATGGCGACTCTGGAGACCTGGACTCGAaggacgcgctcgacgtTGACGGCAGTCGGCTCACAGACAGGAAAGGCCGGGGCATGGTACGGGTATGCGAAGACGAGGATACCGATGACCCAGATGCCAGGAacgagctggacgagctcCGCGACGTCTTTACACATACGAAATTGAAGCGGGAATCTCCCGGGCCGAATCCAAGGAGCCGACGGGCCGGCTCAGAGCAGAGGGGTGACGGCCATGACCCTCAGCCAGCACTGTCCAAGCGCATAAAAGACGAGCCGACAGAGGAGAGAACCAGCATCGAAACACTTCCCAAGGTGCCGACACGGGCTACAGGCTCACAAGCACCCATCATAAAAGCGGAATCGCACACCAGCAAAACTacacaaccaccacccaacCCTCGCCCCCAGAGAAACCCTCAACGCACAGCCGCACCTTCAACGTCGACATGTCCCATGTGCTCCTTTGCCAATGCCGAGCTGGCCGTGACGTGCGCCATGTGCGGCAATGTCCTGGACCCGGCAAAGACGCGCGGTACTTGGAGATGTCGCAGGTCCAGCGCCTGCAACGCAAGCTCGTACGTGAACTCAGGCGACTGTGGCGTGTGCGGGTTGTGTGGGCGAAGGCGAGCAGACGAGTGA
- a CDS encoding uncharacterized protein (COG:S~EggNog:ENOG503P2CF), which yields MTVDKIVSEPTLSAVLQTSDQARDQADSLLRLTDQARDGRPSAELQAEIAKQQKQLFTSIAHLRGLHRAACVAARETKTVTSERRQEVDHLHLQLQNLYYEQRHLQGEIAACESYDHKYQQLPLIPVEEFLAQHPEHVDDDENELMTARIDHERAEREALEQQRQELLKRKQKLIADNKRRKDDLANLDHDLEKFIDAAKPIMELFEKAP from the exons ATGACCGTCGACAAAATCGTCAGCGAGCCCACCCTCTCCGCTGTCCTCCAGACCTCGGACCAGGCCCGCGACCAGGCCGacagcctcctccgccttACCGATCAGGCCCGCGACGGTCGCCCCtccgccgagctgcaggccgagatcgccaagcagcagaagcagctcTTCACCAGCATCGCCCACCTACGCGGCCTgcaccgcgccgcctgcgtcgccgcccgtgaaACGAAGACCGTCACCTCCGAGCGACGCCAGGAGGTCGaccacctgcacctgcagcTCCAGAATCTCTACTACGAGCAGCGCCATCTCCAGGGCGAGATTGCCGCCTGCGAGTCTTACGA TCATAAATACCAGCAACTGCCTCTGATCCCCGTGGAAGAGTTTCTCGCCCAGCACCccgagcacgtcgacgatgacgagaacGAGCTCATGACGGCGCGCATCGACCACGAGCGGgcggagcgcgaggcccttgagcagcagcgtcaggaGCTCCTCAAGCGCAAGCAGAAGCTCATCGCGGACAACAAGCGCCGCAAGGACGACCTCGCCAACCTGGACCACGATCTGGAGAAGTTCATTGAC GCGGCGAAGCCTATCATGGAGCTGTTCGAGAAGGCACCATGA
- a CDS encoding uncharacterized protein (TransMembrane:2 (i383-401o413-435i)~EggNog:ENOG503P155~COG:I~CAZy:GT2_Glyco_trans_2), whose amino-acid sequence MTAGSNVISSTTSDTSDVEFDIYTDEINCSPSSIIHVIIIPNYKEELDTLRETLEVLASHPQAHYSYDIYLGMEQREVNAEPKALGLIEEFSKRFRSIDYTLHPADIPGEAAGKGSNVGWAARNLSAKYSMAVRRDVIVTGIDADSHLSSRYFADITSMHMAFPDTATTTLYAAPIIFDRNAHRVPAIVRVADILWGAAGMSGLYRGSAVAPPTSVYSLPLELVDRVGGWDCDAEAIGEDLHMYLKCFFALNGHLTCRTVLSPVSQSNVTGGGKGGIRGTVVDMTARYKQALRHMWGALDTGFAMRQVVDMWQERKHTSRAFRPLHRAHGDGHNCYVPEAQLDGHSERPRDVDAFSDVCQGSLKELHWENIFYLFHRLFEAHFLPVHMTIMVMASALYVWATDGTDDFEQLGWIFSWCTVLRTMGFMEIACYMFLYESFHRICVTTREREMTAAKLADGMCFSHRSIKRNFVDYVLVPLVAPLYGAIPCAQAEISHFWTVNLVYTVSKKVTRQRMVPLMPENLV is encoded by the exons ATGACGGCGGGCAGTAACGTCATCTCCTCAACCACTAGCGATACTAGCGACGTGGAGTTCGACATATACACCGACGAGATAAACTGCTCACCGAGCTCGATTATTCACGTCATCATAATTCCCAATTacaaggaggagctggacacCCTCAGGGAGACACTAGAGGTTCTGGCCTCTCACCCACAGGCGCATTACTCGTATGAT ATTTACCTTGGTATGGAGCAGCGCGAGGTCAATGCCGAGCCCAAAGCTCTTGGGCTCATCGAAGAGTTTTCAAAGAGGTTTCGGTCGATAGACTACACGCTTCACCCTGCTGACATACCCGGCGAAGCCGCTGGAAAGGGTAGCAAtgtgggctgggcggcccgGAACTTGAGCGCAAAGTATTCCATGGCTGTTCGCCGGGACGTCATTGTCACAGGAATTGACG CCGACAGTCATCTCTCCTCAAGGTACTTTGCCGACATTACCAGCATGCATATGGCGTTTCCGGACACAGCAACAACGACTTTGTACGCGGCCCCAATAATATTTGACCGCAATGCCCACCGTGTGCCCGCCATCGTCCGCGTAGCAGACATCTTGTGGGGTGCAGCTGGTATGTCTGGCTTGTATCGTGGCTCGGCAGTTGCGCCACCGACTTCTGTCTACTCCTTGCCACTGGAGCTTGTCGACAGAGTCGGAGGCTGGGACTGCGATGCCGAGGCCATTGGGGAAGACCTTCACATGTACCTCAAGTGTTTCTTTGCGCTCAACGGACATCTCACCTGTCGTACGGTTCTGAGCCCGGTGAGCCAGAGCAATGTCActggaggggggaagggcgGCATCCggggcaccgtcgtcgacatgacGGCCCGATACAAGCAGGCCCTTCGGCACATGTGGGGGGCTTTGGATACTGGCTTTGCCATGCGACAAGTTGTGGACATGTGGCAGGAGCGGAAGCACACGTCGCGCGCTTTCCGACCCCTTCACCGagcccatggcgacggccacAATTGCTATGTGCCGGAGGCGCAGCTAGACGGCCACTCCGAAAGGCCCCGAGACGTGGATGCCTTTTCCGACGTTTGCCAGGGCTCACTCAAGGAGCTTCACTGGGAAAACATCTTCTACCTGTTCCACCGTCTTTTTGAGGCTCACTTCTTGCCCGTTCATATGACGATCATGgtcatggcctcggcgctgtACGTATGGGCCACGGATGGTACTGACGACTTCGAGCAGCTCGGTTGGATCTTCTCGTGGTGCACGGTGCTTCGCACCATGGGCTTCATGGAAATAGCGTGCTACATGTTCCTGTACGAGAGCTTTCACCGCATATGCGTGACAACGCGCGAGAGGgagatgacggcggccaagctggccgacgggATGTGCTTCTCGCACCGATCCATCAAGAGGAACTTTGTGGACTACGTCTTGGTGCCTCTCGTTGCACCTCTGTACGGAGCCATCCCCTGTGCGCAAGCAGAGATCAGTCACTTCTGGACCGTCAACTTGGTGTATACGGTCAGCAAGAAGGTCACGAGACAGAGAATGGTGCCCCTCATGCCTGAGAACTTGGTGTGA
- a CDS encoding uncharacterized protein (EggNog:ENOG503NVZY~COG:P~TransMembrane:12 (i90-111o117-133i140-160o166-186i193-215o252-269i281-305o377-396i408-430o436-454i466-483o489-506i)), whose product MPTVVDKVGRSLATALGIELQGTDTDVEDKIPGGGFAPPTDRYIEERVTTSEWIREQLPSRRGVVGYTKSLFPCVGWLQHYNLQWLTGDLIAGLTVGAIIVPQGMAYASLAKLEPQFGLYSSFLGLVMYWIFGTSKDISIGPVAVLATVVGSVVEAVQANPATKGAAAHIIASTFSLIAGFIILGLGLLRCGWIVDLISITCLAAFTTGSAITIVGSQLPALLGIRGVRTRDPAYKVYINTFKRLPNCQLDAALGLTALFALYAIRHCLNKAAQRYPKHRRIIFIVNTMRNVFIILLYTMVSWLVNMNRRENPAFRILGMVPSGFRDVGVPKLDSTIISNLVPHLPAGVIVMLVEHIAVAKAFGRISDYSINPSQEMVAIGMTNIMGPFLGAFASTGSFSRTTVNSKAGVRTPLGSLFSGLIVLMATYFLTSVFFYIPYSVLSAVIIHALGDLISSPNTLYQFWRVSPLEVIIFFLGVFVSIFKGIEEGVYATVGISAVILMYRILKARGSFLGKVRVHSVLGNHIVGERPSRPIGEYKSFEDSVSAARSVFLPFDHGDGSNPRAALDSPYPGVFIYRFSDGFNYPNANYALDHFAEYVFANTRRTSPEQFERRGDRPWNRPAPQKAHQGDQLPTLKAVILDFSCVNNIDVTSVQCLIDVRNQLNQYTAPDVVDWHVACINNRWAKRALVTGGFGVPTKSGDGMSHRWRSIFSVAEMEGRRSAGDYHKLSEASSQSSDDEESMTGSDGTAVFKDKSSSTHVEEKFIERPRKGVVIHSLDKPMFHVDLTSALHNAIANVEARNESRPPSESDS is encoded by the exons ATGCCAACCGTCGTGGACAAGGTCGGCCGGTCCCTAGCCACGGCTCTTGGCATCGAGCTCCAAGGCACGGACACGGACGTCGAGGACAAGattcccggcggcggcttcgctCCACCCACCGACAGGTAcatcgaggagcgcgtcACCACCTCTGAATGGATCCGTGAACAACTCCCGTCccggcgaggcgtcgtcgggtaCACCAAGTCCCTGTTCCCCTGCGTGGGATGGCTGCAGCACTATAACCTGCAGTGGCTCACTGGcgacctcatcgccggcctGACCGTgggcgccatcatcgtgcCCCAGGGCATGGCATACGCGTCATTGGCCAAGCTGGAGCCGCAGTTCGGCCTCTACTCGTCCTTCCTAGGCCTCGTGATGTACTGGATCTTCGGCACGTCAAAGGACATCTCCATTGGGCCCGTCGCTGTCTTGGCCACTGTCGTGGGCtctgtcgtcgaggccgtccaggCGAACCCGGCCACgaagggcgcggcggcgcacatCATCGCGTCGACCTTCAGCTTGATTGCCGGCTTCATCATTCTAGGCTTGGGTCTCCTCCGCTGTGGTTGGATCGTCGACCTCATCTCCATCACATGCTTGGCGGCCTTCACCACGGGctccgccatcaccatcgtgGGCAGCCAactgcctgccctgctcggcatccGGGGGGTGCGTACCAGAGACCCCGCGTACAAGGTCTACATCAACACCTTCAAGCGCCTTCCAAACTGTCAGCTTGATGCGGCACTGGGCTTGACGGCCTTGTTTGCGCTCTACGCCATCCGACACTGCTTGAACAAGGCGGCGCAACGGTACCCCAAGCACAGGCGTatcatcttcatcgtcaACACTATGCGAAATGTCTTCATCATCCTGCTTTACACAATGGTCAGCTGGCTGGTCAACATGAACAGGCGAGAAAATCCCGCGTTTCGAATCCTCGGGATGGTGCCCAGCG GCTTCCGCGACGTGGGTGTGCCCAAGCTGGACTCTACCATCATCTCGAATCTCGTCCCTCACCTCCCAGCAGGCGTCATTGTGATGTTGGTCGAGCACATAGCCGTCGCCAAAGCCTTTGGGAGGATCAGCGACTACAGCATCAACCCTTCGCAGGAGATGGTAGCCATCGGCATGACAAACATCATGGGTCCTTTCCTCGGGGCTTTTgcctcgacgggctcgtTCAGCCGGACGACAGTAAACTCGAAAGCAGGCGTCCGGACGCCTCTGGGGAGCTTGTTCTCCGGTCTTATCGTTCTAATGGCGACATACTTCCTGACCAGCGTCTTCTTCTACATCCCCTACTCCGTTCTCTCGGCTGTTATCATACATGCGCTTGGTGACCTCATCAGCTCGCCCAACACGCTGTACCAGTTCTGGAGAGTGTCGCCCTTGGAAGTGATtatcttcttcctcggcgtctttGTCAGTATCTTCAAAGGCATTGAGGAGGGCGTTTACGCTACTGTCGGCATATCAGCCGTCATTCTCATGTACAGAATCCTCAAGGCCCGTGGATCGTTCCTGGGCAAAGTACGAGTTCATTCGGTGTTGGGAAACCACATCGTTGGGGAGCGTCCCTCCCGGCCGATTGGGGAGTACAAGTCCTTTGAAGATTCGGTGAGCGCCGCGCGGAGCGTTTTCCTTCCTTTCGATCACGGCGACGGATCCAATCCGAGGGCCGCGCTTGACAGCCCGTACCCCGGCGTCTTCATCTACCGGTTCTCCGATGGGTTCAACTACCCCAACGCGAACTACGCCCTGGATCACTTCGCCGAATACGTCTTCGCAAACACCCGTCGGACGAGCCCAGAGCAGTTTGAACGGCGAGGCGACCGGCCATGGAACAGGCCTGCACCGCAAAAGGCACACCAAGGAGACCAGCTTCCAACGCTGAAGGCCGTGATTCTGGACTTTAGCTGCGTCAACAACATCGACGTCACCTCGGTACAATGCCTGATTGACGTGAGGAACCAGCTGAACCAATACACCGCGCCGGACGTTGTTGACTGGCACGTCGCGTGCATCAACAACCGGTGGGCGAAGCGAGCCCTGGTGACCGGCGGCTTCGGAGTTCCCAccaagagcggcgacggcatgagCCACAGGTGGAGGTCCATCTTCAGTGTCGCTGAGATGGAAGGCAGGAGATCCGCCGGCGACTATCATAAGCTCAGCGAAGCCTCCTCACAGTCGTCAGATGACGAAGAGTCAATGACTGGTTCGGACGGCACCGCAGTCTTCAAAGACAAGTCGTCATCCACGCATGTCGAAGAGAAATTCATCGAGAGACCGAGGAAGGGCGTCGTGATCCACAGCCTCGACAAGCCCATGTTCCATGTCGACTTGACGAGCGCGCTGCATAATGCTATTGCCAACGTCGAGGCCAGGAATGAGTCGCGGCCTCCTTCCGAATCGGACTCATAA
- the IZH3 gene encoding inc metabolism membrane protein (TransMembrane:7 (i285-305o320-339i351-371o386-406i418-437o443-466i487-507o)~COG:T~EggNog:ENOG503NXK7), translated as MSDVTTALTSACAYKARDDDGLNPRSSTTAAVASGSDPTTGDPDPTTRQRRRRHSFFLPRRKSIVETIMDGEEGLLLKVDLFLSELERRLDFIESYGDLGCDYSISRAFSTLQAVRTRCSQASEEVLGAGRRRLHVMVETLEARYQETLEATESLHEKARVGIDLLEGMLSEFEVRAYKLREQGLANAANAAEAFMGEGRRVVDEGIERARGVVDEGIERAMRAAYSLEEHIQQAVALARERRLLLYDDLPMPWRNNPHIKRGYRFTETKVECVRSMFNISNESFNIWSHAIGLVLVLAVAFYFYPSSANFDLSTKTDVFVAAVFFVMACLTLVCSTIWHTMNAVADVDAISIFACVDYTGISLLIAASIMTTEYTAFYCDPVSRWTYMCLTAFLGVGGVVLPWHPRFNGADMAWARVAFYVGLALTGFMPILQLYWTHGPDFVLNFYSPISKSILVYFGGAVVYASKIPERWCPGMFDYIGGSHNLWHAAVLGGILFHYTAMQQFFANAFHRAEGGCPAY; from the coding sequence ATGAGCGACGTCACCACGGCGCTCACATCGGCTTGCGCCTACAaagcccgcgacgacgatggcctgaatccgcgctcctcgacgaccgccgccgtcgcctccggcTCCGATCCCACCACCGGCGACCCggacccgacgacgaggcagcgccgccgccgccactcctTCTTCCTGCCTCGCCGCAAGTCCATCGTCGAGACCAtcatggacggcgaggagggcctgcTGCTCAAGGTGGACCTCTTCCTGtcggagctggagcgccgcctcgacttCATCGAGAGCTACGGCGACCTCGGCTGCGACTACAGCATCTCGCGCGCCTTTTCCACCCTCCAGGCCGTCCGCACGCGATGCTCCCAGGCTTCCGAGGAGGTGctcggcgctggccgccggcgcctgcaTGTCATggtcgagacgctcgaggcgcgcTACCAGGAGACTCTCGAGGCCACCGAGTCGCTGCACGAAAAGGCTCgtgtcggcatcgacctcctcgagggcatgcTCTCCGAGTTTGAGGTCCGCGCCTATaagctgcgcgagcaggGGCTCGCCAATgctgccaacgccgccgaggccttcatgggcgagggccgtcgcgttgtcgacgagggtatcgagcgcgcccgcggtgtcgtcgatgaaggCATCGAGCGTgccatgcgcgccgcctACTCTCTTGAGGAGCACATCCAGCAGGctgtcgccctcgcccgcgagcgccgcctcttGCTCTACGATGATCTGCCCATGCCCTGGCGCAACAACCCGCACATCAAGCGCGGCTACCGCTTCACCGAGACCAAGGTCGAGTGCGTGCGCTCCATGTTCAACATTTCCAACGAGTCGTTCAACATCTGGTCCCACGccatcggcctcgtcctcgttctTGCCGTCGCCTTCTACTTCTACCCCAGCAGCGCCAACTTTGACCTCAGCACAAAGACGGATGtctttgtcgccgccgtcttcttcgtcatgGCCTGCTTGACTCTCGTGTGCTCCACCATCTGGCACACCATgaacgccgtcgccgacgtcgacgccatctccATCTTCGCCTGCGTCGACTACACGGGCATATccctcctcatcgccgcctccatcatgACCACCGAGTACACGGCGTTCTACTGCGACCCCGTCAGCCGCTGGACCTACATGTGCCTTACCGccttcttgggcgtcggcggcgtcgtgctgccgTGGCACCCGCGCTTTAACGGGGCCGACATGGCCTGGGCCCGCGTCGCCTTCTatgtcggcctcgccctcaccgGCTTCATGCCCATCCTGCAGCTGTACTGGACCCACGGCCCGGACTTTGTCCTCAACTTCTACTCCCCCATCAGCAAGTCCATCCTCGTCTAtttcggcggcgccgtcgtctacGCAAGCAAGATCCCCGAGCGCTGGTGCCCGGGCATGTTCGACTACATTGGCGGCAGCCACAACCTCTGGCACGCggcggtcctcggcggcatcctctTCCACTACACCGCCATGCAGCAATTTTTCGCCAACGCCTTCCACCgtgccgagggcggctgTCCCGCGTACTAG